One Paenarthrobacter aurescens TC1 DNA window includes the following coding sequences:
- the metG gene encoding methionyl-tRNA synthetase (identified by match to protein family HMM PF01406; match to protein family HMM TIGR00398) produces MTSPEKSPFYITTAISYPNGVPHIGHAYEVIATDAMARFKRLDGHEVFFMTGTDEHGLKMQQSAEKEGLTAKQLADRNSAAFKQMSQDLGISHDRFIRTTDQDHYAASQAIWKKMEANGDIYLSKYEGWYSVRDEAYYVEDDTVVKDDGLRYSKETDTLVTWTAEESYFFRLSNYQDKLLALYEEQPEFGAPQSRFNEVISFVRRGLEDLSISRTTFDWGVPVPGDEKHVMYVWVDALTNYLTGVGYPDIESESFKKFWPADVHVIGKDISRFHAIYWPAFLMSAGLELPKRVMIHGFLTNNGVKMSKSLGNVVAPQDFVAQYGLDQCRYFFLREVPFGADGNYNHEAIVGRMNSDLANNFGNLAQRSLSMVAKNCEGRVPEPGEFTAEDKALLAQAGELLDTARAAFDKQEFSRALEAIWTVLGDTNAYFAEQAPWVLRKTDLERMNTVLYVTLEVVRIVAILAQPVMPSSSAKLLEVLGQPEGESRQFAAVATPIVAGTELPAPAPVFPRYEEPAEA; encoded by the coding sequence GTGACGTCTCCAGAGAAATCCCCGTTCTACATCACCACCGCAATCAGCTACCCCAATGGCGTGCCGCACATCGGCCACGCCTACGAGGTCATCGCGACTGATGCCATGGCGCGCTTCAAGCGCCTTGACGGCCATGAGGTGTTCTTCATGACCGGAACGGATGAGCACGGACTCAAAATGCAGCAGTCAGCCGAGAAAGAAGGCCTCACTGCCAAGCAGCTCGCTGACCGCAATTCGGCCGCCTTCAAGCAGATGAGCCAGGACTTGGGCATCTCCCATGACCGCTTCATCCGCACCACGGATCAGGACCATTACGCCGCTTCCCAAGCCATCTGGAAGAAGATGGAAGCCAACGGCGATATCTACCTGTCCAAGTACGAGGGCTGGTACTCCGTCCGCGACGAGGCCTACTACGTCGAAGACGACACCGTGGTGAAGGATGACGGGCTCCGCTACTCCAAGGAGACGGACACCCTGGTCACCTGGACGGCCGAGGAAAGCTACTTCTTCCGGCTCTCGAACTACCAGGACAAACTGCTTGCCCTGTACGAGGAACAGCCTGAGTTCGGCGCGCCGCAATCCCGCTTCAACGAGGTCATCAGCTTCGTCAGGCGCGGCTTGGAGGACCTGTCCATCAGCCGCACCACCTTCGACTGGGGCGTCCCGGTTCCGGGCGACGAGAAGCACGTCATGTACGTCTGGGTTGACGCACTCACCAACTACCTGACCGGCGTCGGCTACCCGGACATCGAGTCGGAATCCTTCAAGAAGTTCTGGCCCGCCGACGTCCACGTTATCGGCAAGGACATCTCCCGCTTCCACGCTATCTACTGGCCCGCTTTCCTCATGAGCGCCGGGCTGGAACTGCCCAAACGGGTCATGATTCATGGCTTCCTCACCAACAACGGTGTGAAGATGTCCAAATCCCTGGGCAACGTTGTGGCACCGCAGGACTTCGTCGCCCAGTACGGCCTGGACCAGTGCCGCTACTTCTTCCTCCGCGAAGTTCCTTTCGGGGCGGATGGCAACTACAACCACGAGGCCATCGTGGGGCGTATGAATTCGGATCTGGCCAACAACTTCGGCAACCTCGCCCAGCGTTCGCTGTCCATGGTTGCGAAGAACTGCGAGGGCAGGGTTCCCGAACCCGGAGAGTTCACGGCAGAGGACAAAGCCTTGCTGGCACAGGCCGGTGAGCTGCTGGACACCGCACGTGCCGCGTTCGACAAGCAGGAATTCAGCAGGGCACTCGAGGCCATCTGGACTGTTTTGGGCGACACCAATGCCTACTTCGCAGAGCAGGCTCCGTGGGTGCTGCGCAAGACCGATCTGGAACGTATGAACACGGTCCTGTACGTCACCTTGGAAGTTGTCCGCATCGTGGCGATCCTCGCTCAGCCGGTCATGCCGTCGTCGTCCGCGAAGCTCCTGGAAGTTCTCGGACAGCCGGAAGGCGAGTCGCGTCAATTCGCGGCTGTCGCCACACCGATTGTTGCCGGCACCGAATTGCCCGCGCCTGCGCCGGTCTTCCCGCGCTACGAGGAACCCGCCGAGGCTTAG